The genomic region CTTGACCACGGCGGTCAGGGTGGCGGTCTTGCCGCCCGTGACCAGGCAGTCCACCTCCGCCTCGGCGGTGCCGGTGAAGCCGGACTCCTTGAAGTGGTGGGAGATGGTCACCCGGCCGCGCGCATCGGTCGGCAGGCCCTTCTCCGGGCCCGGGGCCGGGAACGGCCTGGTCCACGGGGCCGACTCGGCGTCGACCGTGAAGCGGATGTCGTCGTTGGCGGCGTAGGGGTAGAAGATCGTGCCGCCCCCGTGCACCGAGGCGAGCTTCGACGCGGCCGGTGCGGCCGGTGCGGCCGGTGCGGCCGGTTCGGCCGGCGCCGCCGGGGCGGGGCCCGCCGCGACCAGGGTGGCCACAAGGGCGGCGGCGGTTCCGGCGAGGACGAGGGCGCGCTTGCGGTTCTTCATGGTGAACTCCCGTGTTCCAACGGCTGTTTGGTTACGGGTAAAGCCTCGCCCGCAGCCCGCCCGTGATCCATCTGCCGATGGGCGGAGATGCGTGAGGGCCTCTCCCCCGAATGGGGGAGGGGCCCTCAGGCCCCTGCGCTAAAGACCCGGACCGCGCACCGGGATGTGCGTGAACGTCGGCTCCGGGGCCGGGCTCTGGAAGAAGTCGTTCGGCTTGTTCCGTTCACGGGATAAGGGGTTGTTCGGGGAGTCGAGCCACGCCCGTTCGCCGTCGATGTCTGCCGTCAGGCCGAACCGATCGAATCCGGGTCGCCCTTGCTCTTCCCACCAGCGGTAGGCGGTTTCTGTCTCGTCCCACAGCCTGCGGGGGCCGGACTGGACGACCTCGTACCCCTGCCGCTCCGGCTCATAGTCGGCCGAGGCCCACGACTTCCTGTCGGTGCTGTACGTCCACAGCGTGTAGGCGCCGCCGTCGTAGTGCTCTGCCGTCCAGAACGCCCCGGGCATGCGGAGCCCGATCACGAACTGTTCCAACCATCCGCCGACCTCGGCAGGCGAGAGCGCCGTCGTGCTCCTGTCGCCGTCTGCGGGCCATTCCTGGCCCTTGAGGTACACGTCATGCGGGGGCTTGTTCTGGCGCTGCTGTCGCAGGCGCATGAAGGCGCTGGAGCGGGTGAAGTGGCCGCTCGCCGTGCCGTCGTCGTTCACGGTCAGGCGGGCGATGGCTTCGCCCCCGTACCCCGTAGCCCAGGGGGCGACGATCACCCCGCCGACGACGGTCTGCTCGATCCATGCGGGGGGAACCTCGCCGATCGAGCACGTCGCAATGACGCGGTCGTACGGCGCACTTCCCGCGTAGCCCAGCCGGCCGTCTCCCACGATCACCAGGGGGCAGAGGCCAGCGGCCCGAAGGTTTCTGCCCGCCCCCTTGGCTACTTCGGGGTCGAACTCGATGGAGACCACGTTCGCGGGCCCGAGCCGGTGCGAGAGGAGACCTGCGTTCCAGCCCGTACCCGTACCGATCTCAAGGACCCGATGCCCATCCCTGACATCGAGATCGGCCAGCATCGAGAACACCATGTGTGGTTGGGAACTGGAACTGCTCGGGGTCGTGCCGAGGCCGTCACCCGCATGGTTGCCGTCGTCCCACTGCGTCGTGAGGGGGATGTCGGAGAACACCGCGCGGAACCAGGCATCGGGGTCCGCGGTGCGGTCCACCAAAGGGTTCTGTCGGGTGCCGTCAGGGATGCCCGGCCACATGCGGTCGGGCACGAACAGGTGCCGGGGGACTGCCTTGTACGTCGGCAGCCAATCGGAGTGCAGAGCGCCCGACTGGAGGAGCGCGGAGGCGAGCCCCTGGGGGCCCGCCTCTTCTGTGCGCGCGGTCATCCGACCTACTTCTTCGCGGGGCCGGAGCCGTCGGAGGAGTTTCCGCCGCTCGTCTCCGAGCCGCCGCCTCCGTGCCCGCGGCCGCTGCTGCCGTCGTCCTGTTGACTGCCGCCCTGGCCGCTGCCGGTACCGCCGCCGTGCTTGGGCATTGAGTATCTCCTTCTCATAGATGGGCGTGGGGCTGTGTCTTTCTGACCCGCCTTGGCGGGGGCGGGAGTCTGTGTCAGGTCGTGTCGATCCGATGAACAAGGGCAATGTCCTCGAAGCCTCGGAGAAAGTGGCTATGGCCCGCGTTCAGGCCCGTGTGCGTCATGCACTGCCGATCCACCTCGGCCACGTCGGGACCGGAAACGGCAGCCCATACACACCCCTCGTAGAGGCAGCTCGCAACCACGCTGGGCACGGTCTCGGGGTCTCTGATGATCCGGTGCTCGGTGTGCCGGACGACTGAGCGCGTCATCGGCGCGATCCGTCCGCCTTGACGCACCGGGTATGCCAGTAGGCGACCTTCGGCGGGCCGTCCTTCCCAGCGAGCGTCCCCCGCCGGGCGAGCTGGTGAAGGGGGATGGGCATGTTGCACGACGGGCACGTCTCGCGCTTCTCCGTGTACGTCGCGTACTCGAACGTGTCCGTCTTGGTTGCCATTGCGCACCCCTTCGCCGCTCTCTCCAGGAATCGACAGCCAATGGTGACCGGGGGCGGGGCCAGGTTCTAGCCGGTTTCCTGTTCGCGCAAAAGCTCGTCTCGGATGCCTTCGAGCATGGCGCGCATGGCATCTCCGGATAGTGCCATGGAGGCGAACCCCTCGAACTTGTGCACGTACAGCGAAACGTCTCTGGGATCGGTCACGACGATTTCTGCGTGAACAGTTTCGACAGTGACCGTCCTGTCATCGCGGATGACAAATGCGTGATTGGCTACGTCCTGCTGTCGCTCCAGCAAGGGAACGATGCGAATGTCTATGTTGGGCAGCCGCGAAAGGGAGGCAAGCCTGTCTACCTGTTCCGCCATCCTGGCGGCTGACACGATGCGCCACCGCAGTACGGGCTCAGTAATGATGAAATGGAGTTCCTTGGTCGAGTCATAGAGAGCCTGTTGGCGTTCTATCCGGGCGCTGATGGTCCGAGTTAGCACATCCTCGCCGAGGTCATGCCGAGATAGAATCGCTCGAATGTATTCAGGGGTCTGTAGCAGACCAGGGATCAAAGCCGGCTGGAAGAGTCGCAGCAATGTCATTTGAGCCTCTAGTGCTCTCGTCTGCTGCTGGGCCTTGTGCACTCCCATGCGGCGGATAAGACGCCAGGCTGTGGCCTCTGTTGCTGCGGCTCTGACGGCCTCTAGGTACTCTTCCTTGACTTCATCTGAAACACCGATGGCTGTGAGGATGCGCTCAACATCTACGACGGACGGAGCGACCTTGGCCGTTTCAATCTTGCTCAGCTTGCTTGCAGACATGACTGCACTGCGGGCGACGGCTTTAGCTTCCTTCCCGGATGCATGCCGAAGCGCCCGCAGTGCGGCCCCTAGCTGTCCTCTGTTCACTCCCCGTACTTCGCCCACCATTCGGAGAATGGCTCGGCATGCCTCATGGCCGTGTCTCGGTACGCGCAGAATTCCTCCGCACGCTCACCGGGGAGGACGTCAGTCCCGAGGAATGCCCCATCGTCCGAATAGCTCATGACTGCTGGCGACAAGCTATCCATCTGCCAGAAATCTGGAACCCCTTCCAGGGGGTTCGGCTGTTCGGTGGTGTCGAGAATAAAGAACTCTTCGCCACCCGTAGCGTTCTTATGGTAGCCCCAACCCAGCTCGAACCGTAGATACGGCGTGAGGGGGCGAGAGAGAATGTGCACTCGATAGATGCGCTTGCCATTGCTGGTGTGAGAACGGAGTTCTGACACCCAAGCTTCGTTATAGTCGGCTGGCTGAGGGTCACCGGCGAGGAATGCCTGATAAGCCTCCACGTTTCCCGACTTGCTGTAATCGTCCAGCGTCTCCAGGCGGAAGGCTTCCCGCTGGAAGGTGTCGAACAGTTCCCCCAAAGTCTTAGACGCCACGAAGACCCTTCCGGATGAGATCGAAGATCAGCTGCTCCGGGATCTCGACCACGGTTTCGTGTGCTGGAATGTCGAGTCCGTGATCTGCCGGGGTCTCGCCCTGGACCAGCAGCGTGCTCCTGTCGGTCGCGTAGATCGTGGGGCAATCCTTGAGGTCGCAGGTACTCACAAGCTTGGTGACCTTCACGGGGTTCCCTCCTTGGCCTGCTCCGTCATGTCCTGGTTGATGCTTGCGACCAACTGCCCTGAGGCGCAAGGGGTTCGAGTTTCCAAGACGGGAAAGTGGACCGGAGGGCGCACGCAGCGCGGCTCCCGCAGGCACGGCAAGAGCCCCCGGCGGATGCCAGGGGCTCTCAACGGGTGTTGCTACCGGGATCAGCCGAGGCCCGGACCCCGGACGGGGATGCTGGTGAACGTCGGCTGCTCGGGTTCACGCGAAGTGAAGAAGTCGTTGCCCTTGTCGTCGACCACGATGAAGGCCGGGAAGTCCTCGACCTCGATCTTCCAGACGGCCTCCATGCCGAGCTCCTCGTACTCCAGGACCTCGACCTTCTTGATGCAGTCCTGGGCCAGCCGGGCCGCCGGGCCGCCGATCGAGCCCAGGTAGAAGCCGCCGTGCGTGCCGCACGCGTCCGTCACCTGCTGCGAGCGGTTGCCCTTGGCCAGCATGACCTTCGAGCCGCCCGCCGCCTGGAACTGCTCGACGTAGCTGTCCATGCGGCCGGCCGTGGTCGGGCCGAAGGAGCCCGAGGCGTAGCCCTCGGGGGTCTTCGCGGGGCCCGCGTAGTAGACCGGGTGGTCCTTCAGGTACTGCGGCATCTCCGCGCCCGAGTCCAGCAGCTCCTTGATCTTGGCGTGCGCGATGTCGCGCGCCACGACCAGCGGGCCCGTCAGCGACAGGCGGGTCTTGACCGGGTGCTTGGTCAGGGTCGCCAGGATGTCGTCCATCGGCTGGTTCAGGTCGACGGAGACCACGTCCGAGGACTCGTCCAGGTGGGAGTCCGTGGTGTCGGGCAGGAAGCGCGCCGGGTCCGTCTCCAGCTGCTCCAGGAAGACGCCCTCGGCGGTGATCTTCGCGGTGGCCTGGCGGTCCGCCGAGCAGGACACGGCGATCGCGACCGGCAGGGACGCGCCGTGGCGCGGCAGGCGCACGACGCGGACGTCGTGGCAGAAGTACTTGCCACCGAACTGCGCACCGATGCCGATCTTCTGGGTCAGCTCGAAGACCTGCTGCTCCAGGGCCTCGTCACGGAAGCCGTGGCCCAGCGGGGAACCCTCGCGCGGCAGCTCGTCCAGGTAGTGCGCGGAGGCGTACTTCGCGGTCTTCAGCGCGTGCTCGGCCGAGGTGCCGCCGACCACGATCGCCAGGTGGTACGGCGGGCAGGCCGCCGTGCCGAGCGAACGGATCTTCTCCTCCAGGAACTTCATCATGGAGGCCTCGTTGAGGACCGCCTTGGTCTCCTGGTAGAGGAAGGACTTGTTCGCCGAGCCGCCGCCCTTGGCCATGAAGAGGAACTTGTACGCGCCGCCGTCGGTCGCGTACAGCTCGATCTGCGCGGGCAGGTTCGAGCCGGTGTTCTTCTCCTCCCACATGGTGATCGGCGCCATCTGCGAGTAGCGCAGGTTCAGGCGCGTGTAGGCGTCGTAGATGCCGCGCGAGAGGGCCGCCTCGTCGCCGCCCTCGGTCAGGACGTTCTGGCCGCGCTTGCCCATCACGATCGCCGTGCCCGTGTCCTGGCACATCGGCAGGACGCCGGCCGCGGCGATGTTCGCGTTCTTGAGGAGGTCGAGCGCGACGAACTTGTCGTTCGACGAGGCCTCGGGATCGTCGATGATGCGGCGCAGCTGCGCGAGGTGCGCGGGGCGCAGGAAGTGCTGGATGTCGTGGATGGCCTCTTCGGCGAGCTTGCGCAGCGCCTCCGGCTCGACCTTGAGGAACGTACGGCCGTCCGCCTCGAAGGTGGACACGCCCTCGGCGGTCACCAGCCGGTAGGGGGTGGTGTCCTCGCCCAGGGGCAGCAGGTCGGTGTACGCGAACTCCGGCATTGGGGCCATTCCTCACTCGGCAGACAGCACTGACGACCAATTGGCAGCGCGGTTCACCAGCGTAGAACCTCCCGCCGTGCCCGTGGTTGTGAGGTAAGGCTCACTCGGCTCGACGTGGGCGTATCGCGATCTATCGTGTCTCGCTATGCTGGGTGCCGTGGACCTGGAAAAGCACCCCGCCGCCCCCGCGCCGGCTCCCGCCCCTGCGGCCGCCGAGCTGCGCGCCTCCGACGCAGACCGGGACCGGATCGCGCAGATCCTCGCGGACGCCATGGCCGAGGGCCGGCTGAGCTCCGAGGAGCACTCCGAGCGCCTGGACTCGCTGTATGCCGTCAAGACGGTGGGCGGGCTGGAAGAGCTCGTACGGGACCTCCCCGCGCCCGGCACCGGCGGCACCCCGCCCGCGTACGCCGCGGCTCCCGGACCCGGCGGGCCCGTGGAGACGGTCGTCGCCGTGTGCAGCAGCTCCGCCCGCAAGGGCCGCTGGCGGCCCGCGGCGCTCACCCGCGCGGTCTCGGTCATGGGCGACATCACCATCGACCTCACCGAGGCGGTCTTCGAGCAGCAGGTCACGGAGATCAACGTGACCTGCGTCCTCGGCAACGTCGAGGTCTTCGTCCCGGAGAACGTCACCCTGCGCGGCTACGGCAGCGGCGTCCTCGGCAACTTCGAGGTGCGCGGCGAGGGCCGGGGGGAGACCGACCCGCAGGCCCCGGTGGTGATCGTCCGCGGCTTCGCGCTGCTGGGCAACATCGAGGCGCGGCCCAAGCTCGGCGCCCGCCTGGTCGATCTGGCCAACAAGCTGCGCAAGCGGCTGGACGGCTGACCGCCGCGCCAATAGACCCTGATCCAGCGGTATTTGGCCGTAGGGCTTCTAGGATCCGGCCCATGACCGAATCCAAGTGGGACCTGCTCGACCGCGCGCACGAAGCCCTGCGCATCGCCGTCATCGGGGTACCCGCCGACGCCTGGGAGCGCCCGACGCCGTGCGAGAAGTGGAACGTCACCCAGGTGTTCCAGCACGCGGCCGGCGACCAGCTCGCGTACGCCGCCCGCCTCACCGGCGGCCCCGGCCCGTCCGAGGACCCGTTCGAGCCCTCCGGTGCCCTGGCGGGGCCCCCGGCGCAGCTGCTGGAGCCGGCGCTCGCCGCCGCGGCCGAGGCCTTCGCCGGGATCGCGCCCGGGACCGCGGAGGTCGCCGTCCCGCTGCCCCCGTTCACCGTGTCCGCCGAGACGGCCGTCGGCGCCGCCGCCCTCGACGCGGCGGTGCACGCCTGGGACATCGCCGTCGCCACCGGCCAGGAGCCGCCGCTGACCCCCGCCCTCGCCGCCGCCCTGCGCCCGGCCGCCGACGCGCTCGCCGAGCCCCTGCGCGGCTTCGCCTACGGCCCCGCGCTGGCCGCCGGGTCCGGGGGCGACGCGGGCCCGGTCGCCTCGCTGCTGGCCTTCCTGGGCCGCGATCCCGGCTGGGCGCCGCCCGGGGAGTGACGGCCTGCCGGGCAGGGGCGCGTTTCGGACGAACCCCCGCCGCCCACTGGCACCCAGTGCATAGGGGCCCGCACAGCGGGTAGGGACAGGTGCATCGTCTCTCGCTCGCGTATCCGTCGTCAGGAGTAGACCGTGCCGCATCCGCCGCATCAGTCCCTGCAGGTTGCCGCCGTCCAGAGTCTTCAAGGGCGTGCGTCCGCCGTGCCGAAGCCGCGGGTGCCGACGAGGGAAGAGGACGGCCCATGGCACGCGGAGGCGGTGTGCCGCCGCGACGAGGCGGGGCTGTTCTTCGCCCCCTCCAAAGAGCCCACCGCGGCCCGGCTCTCCCGCGAGGAGGCCGCCAAGCGCGTCTGCGCCCGCTGCCCGGTCATGGTCGCCTGCCGGGAGCACGCCCTGCTCCAGCCCGAACCGTACGGGGTATGGGGCGGCCTCACCGCCGCCGAGCGCCGGGTGGTGCTGGCGCGGATGCGGCGCAGGACCGCGGAGCTGCACCAAGCCCCCGGGGGCGGTCCGATAGCCGCCGCGGGCTAGAGGCACCGCCCTGTCCGGGCCGCGTGCGCCGGGAGCGCGCAGCCCCGCAGCGAGGTACAGGACATGGCAGAGGGGCGGTCACCGCCGCACACGGTGACCGCCCCTCTCGCTGTGCCCGCCTTCGCGCCTACTGCGCGCGGTCGAAGTCGATCGCGCTGTACGCGCGCAGCTTCGACAGGCGGTGCGTCGAGTCGATCTGCCGGATCGTGCCCGACTTCGAGCGCATGACCAGCGAGGACGTGGTCGCGGTCTCCGAGCGGTAGTGGACGCCGCGCAGCAGCTCGCCGTCCGTGATGCCGGTGGCGACGAAGAAGACGTTCTCGCCGGACACCAGGTCGTCCGTGTGCAGCACGCGGTCCAGGTCGTGGCCCGCGTCGATGGCCTTCTGGCGCTCGGCCTCGTCCTTCGGCCACAGCTTGCCCTGGATCGTGCCGCCGAGGCACTTGATGGCGCAGGCCGAGATGATGCCCTCGGGGGTGCCGCCGATGCCCAGGAGCAGGTCCACGCCGGTGCCCTCGCGCACCGCCATGACCGAACCGGCGACGTCGCCGTCCGAGATGAACTTGATCCGGGCGCCGGTCTCGCGGATCTCCTTGACGATGCCCTCGTGGCGGGGGCGGTCCAGGATGACCACGGTGACGTCCTCGACGGCCATGTTCTTGGCCTTGGCGACGCGCCGGATGTTCACCGAGACGGGTGCGTTGATGTCGACGAAGTCGGCGGCCTCGGGGCCGGTGACGAGCTTCTCCATGTAGAAGACCGCGGACGGGTCGAACATGGTGCCGCGGTCGGCGGCGGCGAGCACGGCGATGGCGTTCGGCATGCCCTTGGCGTTCAGGGTGGTGCCGTCGATCGGGTCCACGGCGATGTCGACCTCGGCACCGGTGCCGTCGCCGACCCGCTCGCCGTTGAAGAGCATGGGCGCTTCGTCCTTCTCGCCCTCGCCGATGACGACGACGCCGTTCATCGAGACGGTGGAGATCAGGGTCCGCATCGCGTTGACCGCGGCGCCGTCGGCGCCGAGCTTGTCGCCGCGTCCGACCCACCGGCCCGCGGCCATGGCGGCGGCCTCGGTCACCCGGACGAGTTCCAGGGCGAGGTTGCGGTCGGGGGCCTCGGGGGAGACTTCGAGCTGGGGCGGCAGGTTGTGCTCGGTCATCGGAGCGCACCTTTCTGTACGACGACGGCCGGGATGTGAGGGTGACTGGAACTCTATCGGTACGTCGACATATTGAGCAGGCCGGGTCACGTATGAGCGGAATATCGGTCAGTCGTTTGGCCTGAGCGGACATCTTGCGCCCCTCCGGGCGCGCCCCGCCGCCGCCCGGG from Streptomyces sp. NBC_00190 harbors:
- a CDS encoding helix-turn-helix domain-containing protein; its protein translation is MNRGQLGAALRALRHASGKEAKAVARSAVMSASKLSKIETAKVAPSVVDVERILTAIGVSDEVKEEYLEAVRAAATEATAWRLIRRMGVHKAQQQTRALEAQMTLLRLFQPALIPGLLQTPEYIRAILSRHDLGEDVLTRTISARIERQQALYDSTKELHFIITEPVLRWRIVSAARMAEQVDRLASLSRLPNIDIRIVPLLERQQDVANHAFVIRDDRTVTVETVHAEIVVTDPRDVSLYVHKFEGFASMALSGDAMRAMLEGIRDELLREQETG
- a CDS encoding TIGR03086 family metal-binding protein, whose product is MTESKWDLLDRAHEALRIAVIGVPADAWERPTPCEKWNVTQVFQHAAGDQLAYAARLTGGPGPSEDPFEPSGALAGPPAQLLEPALAAAAEAFAGIAPGTAEVAVPLPPFTVSAETAVGAAALDAAVHAWDIAVATGQEPPLTPALAAALRPAADALAEPLRGFAYGPALAAGSGGDAGPVASLLAFLGRDPGWAPPGE
- a CDS encoding WhiB family transcriptional regulator translates to MPHPPHQSLQVAAVQSLQGRASAVPKPRVPTREEDGPWHAEAVCRRDEAGLFFAPSKEPTAARLSREEAAKRVCARCPVMVACREHALLQPEPYGVWGGLTAAERRVVLARMRRRTAELHQAPGGGPIAAAG
- a CDS encoding DUF6879 family protein; the protein is MASKTLGELFDTFQREAFRLETLDDYSKSGNVEAYQAFLAGDPQPADYNEAWVSELRSHTSNGKRIYRVHILSRPLTPYLRFELGWGYHKNATGGEEFFILDTTEQPNPLEGVPDFWQMDSLSPAVMSYSDDGAFLGTDVLPGERAEEFCAYRDTAMRHAEPFSEWWAKYGE
- a CDS encoding fumarate hydratase encodes the protein MAPMPEFAYTDLLPLGEDTTPYRLVTAEGVSTFEADGRTFLKVEPEALRKLAEEAIHDIQHFLRPAHLAQLRRIIDDPEASSNDKFVALDLLKNANIAAAGVLPMCQDTGTAIVMGKRGQNVLTEGGDEAALSRGIYDAYTRLNLRYSQMAPITMWEEKNTGSNLPAQIELYATDGGAYKFLFMAKGGGSANKSFLYQETKAVLNEASMMKFLEEKIRSLGTAACPPYHLAIVVGGTSAEHALKTAKYASAHYLDELPREGSPLGHGFRDEALEQQVFELTQKIGIGAQFGGKYFCHDVRVVRLPRHGASLPVAIAVSCSADRQATAKITAEGVFLEQLETDPARFLPDTTDSHLDESSDVVSVDLNQPMDDILATLTKHPVKTRLSLTGPLVVARDIAHAKIKELLDSGAEMPQYLKDHPVYYAGPAKTPEGYASGSFGPTTAGRMDSYVEQFQAAGGSKVMLAKGNRSQQVTDACGTHGGFYLGSIGGPAARLAQDCIKKVEVLEYEELGMEAVWKIEVEDFPAFIVVDDKGNDFFTSREPEQPTFTSIPVRGPGLG
- the glpX gene encoding class II fructose-bisphosphatase, whose protein sequence is MTEHNLPPQLEVSPEAPDRNLALELVRVTEAAAMAAGRWVGRGDKLGADGAAVNAMRTLISTVSMNGVVVIGEGEKDEAPMLFNGERVGDGTGAEVDIAVDPIDGTTLNAKGMPNAIAVLAAADRGTMFDPSAVFYMEKLVTGPEAADFVDINAPVSVNIRRVAKAKNMAVEDVTVVILDRPRHEGIVKEIRETGARIKFISDGDVAGSVMAVREGTGVDLLLGIGGTPEGIISACAIKCLGGTIQGKLWPKDEAERQKAIDAGHDLDRVLHTDDLVSGENVFFVATGITDGELLRGVHYRSETATTSSLVMRSKSGTIRQIDSTHRLSKLRAYSAIDFDRAQ
- a CDS encoding protein-L-isoaspartate(D-aspartate) O-methyltransferase: MPDRMWPGIPDGTRQNPLVDRTADPDAWFRAVFSDIPLTTQWDDGNHAGDGLGTTPSSSSSQPHMVFSMLADLDVRDGHRVLEIGTGTGWNAGLLSHRLGPANVVSIEFDPEVAKGAGRNLRAAGLCPLVIVGDGRLGYAGSAPYDRVIATCSIGEVPPAWIEQTVVGGVIVAPWATGYGGEAIARLTVNDDGTASGHFTRSSAFMRLRQQRQNKPPHDVYLKGQEWPADGDRSTTALSPAEVGGWLEQFVIGLRMPGAFWTAEHYDGGAYTLWTYSTDRKSWASADYEPERQGYEVVQSGPRRLWDETETAYRWWEEQGRPGFDRFGLTADIDGERAWLDSPNNPLSRERNKPNDFFQSPAPEPTFTHIPVRGPGL
- a CDS encoding DUF1707 SHOCT-like domain-containing protein; its protein translation is MDLEKHPAAPAPAPAPAAAELRASDADRDRIAQILADAMAEGRLSSEEHSERLDSLYAVKTVGGLEELVRDLPAPGTGGTPPAYAAAPGPGGPVETVVAVCSSSARKGRWRPAALTRAVSVMGDITIDLTEAVFEQQVTEINVTCVLGNVEVFVPENVTLRGYGSGVLGNFEVRGEGRGETDPQAPVVIVRGFALLGNIEARPKLGARLVDLANKLRKRLDG